A single genomic interval of Helianthus annuus cultivar XRQ/B chromosome 6, HanXRQr2.0-SUNRISE, whole genome shotgun sequence harbors:
- the LOC110945106 gene encoding uncharacterized protein LOC110945106 — MKNHETRPVGATPIPEANVATYNGQSESYGRGRGYHRGRGRGHGRGRGHGRGRGRGNYHSVQFKNKGTHQKWHNNENKSSDEKNKRKVGSSSNACYRCGSNNHWSKTCRTAKHLVELYQQSIKDKAKEIETNFTCGVANVDKDHNDTTNFDYDDFLIEPTNLDSGDIVADTTQLDACNFPYI; from the coding sequence ATGAAAAATCATGAGACTCGTCCGGTTGGAGCAACCCCAATCCCTGAAGCTAATGTGGCAACATATAATGGCCAAAGTGAAAGTTACGGACGTGGTCGAGGTTATCAtcgtggtcgtggtcgtggtcATGGCCGTGGTCGTGGTCATGGTCGTGGACGTGGCCGAGGAAATTATCATAGTGTTCAGTTTAAAAACaaagggacccaccaaaagtggcataataatgaaaataaatcCAGCGATGAAAAAAATAAAAGGAAGGTGGGATCTTCATCGAATGCATGTTATCGATGTGGAAGTAACAATCATTGGTCGAAGACTTGTCGTACGGCCAAACACTTGGTGGAACTTTATCAACAATCCATCAAAGACAAAGCAAAAGAAATAGAGACAAATTTTACATGTGGGGTTGCAAATGTTGATAAAGACCATAATGATACAACTAATTTCGATTATGATGATTTCCTTATTGAGCCAACTAACTTGGATTCTGGTGATATTGTGGCTGATACAACCCAGTTGGATGCTTGCAATTTTCCTTACATATGA